A genomic segment from Orientia tsutsugamushi str. Boryong encodes:
- a CDS encoding helix-turn-helix domain-containing protein, with translation MATSPNPNSNTKVDSIDLYVSKRLKMRRVILGLSQKKLAEAVDVSIQQIQKYEKSTNRISSGKLYSLANLLKVPIGYFFENASSYTDCKNNVNTISIFAEDQENFLSDDTVTEKEVLNLIKAFNEVKNSHVRKKIIDLVKSIKAME, from the coding sequence ATGGCTACTAGTCCTAACCCTAACTCTAATACTAAAGTTGATTCAATTGATTTATACGTCAGTAAGCGTCTTAAAATGCGTCGTGTAATACTTGGGCTTAGCCAAAAAAAGCTAGCTGAAGCAGTAGATGTAAGTATACAACAGATTCAGAAATACGAAAAATCAACAAATCGTATATCTAGCGGTAAGTTATACAGTTTGGCAAATTTATTAAAGGTTCCAATAGGCTATTTCTTTGAAAATGCAAGTAGTTATACTGATTGCAAGAATAATGTTAATACAATATCTATATTTGCTGAAGATCAAGAGAATTTTCTATCAGATGATACTGTGACGGAAAAAGAAGTATTAAATCTTATTAAAGCCTTTAATGAAGTTAAGAATTCACATGTTAGAAAAAAAATTATTGACTTAGTAAAGAGTATTAAAGCTATGGAATAA
- a CDS encoding ankyrin repeat domain-containing protein, whose protein sequence is MALHRAVKDGNIEEVKRLLSADNNIDVNIKDTYFNTSLYYAVAKGYIEIIKLLLSHGADVNYKNYHHLAALHYALVRDIKIIDTLLAYGADINLSGSL, encoded by the coding sequence ATTGCTTTACATAGAGCTGTTAAAGATGGCAACATAGAAGAGGTAAAACGTCTTCTTTCAGCAGACAATAATATCGACGTTAATATAAAAGATACTTACTTTAATACTTCTTTGTATTATGCTGTTGCAAAAGGATACATAGAGATTATAAAGCTTCTGTTATCTCATGGTGCTGATGTAAATTATAAAAATTATCACCATCTTGCTGCTTTACACTATGCCTTAGTACGTGATATTAAAATAATAGATACTCTATTAGCTTATGGAGCTGATATAAATCTAAGTGGTAGTCTATAA
- a CDS encoding ankyrin repeat domain-containing protein — protein sequence MVVYNTTALHIATEKGHEQNVDYLLACGADINSLNAFDETPLIAAVSAQHQNEVIIKSLIAYTVKIESYNINITSEGFIKNKACIDESQILTAIKQKCLQKIQEMKSINIRKNLSFFDIFMLQKKDINTLARCANNPYVVKYQNKFSIYSSFIEKSIRLLSKLVKVVQNYC from the coding sequence GTGGTAGTCTATAACACTACTGCTTTACATATTGCTACTGAAAAAGGCCATGAACAGAATGTAGATTATTTATTAGCTTGTGGAGCTGATATAAATTCACTCAATGCCTTTGATGAAACTCCTCTTATTGCCGCAGTATCAGCTCAGCATCAAAATGAAGTAATAATAAAATCCTTGATTGCTTATACTGTTAAGATAGAATCTTATAATATAAATATTACTTCAGAAGGTTTTATAAAAAATAAAGCATGTATAGATGAATCTCAAATACTTACTGCTATAAAACAGAAATGCTTACAAAAAATACAGGAAATGAAAAGCATCAATATTAGAAAGAATTTATCTTTTTTTGATATATTTATGCTGCAAAAAAAAGATATAAATACGCTAGCAAGATGCGCTAATAATCCTTATGTTGTAAAGTATCAGAATAAATTTTCCATATACTCTTCCTTTATTGAAAAATCTATTAGACTTCTTTCGAAACTGGTTAAGGTAGTTCAAAATTATTGCTGA
- the tyrS gene encoding tyrosine--tRNA ligase — MHFINEFINRGYFYQSTDLTRLTQISNSSQIVAYIGFDCTAQSLHVGNLMQIMILRLLQQCGHKSIVVIGGATTKIGDPSEKDKLRRIITNDEIQQNISGIKRSLQKFIKFDETKNDVLLLNNQEWLDSINYINFLRDYGRAFSVNKMLTMNSVKSRLERHTPLSFLEFNYMLLQAYDFYYLNKYYNCNLQIGGSDQWGNITMGVDLVKKLSNNEVFGLTTPLMTNSSGEKMGKTVNGAVWLNEDMCSPYNYFQYWGNIEDNDVIRFAKLYGEFSEIELSKLTELLFNNVNEAKKQIAYKITLLCHGRDEANKALNTAIQMFEHKKADENLPTFTIKDCNNLKVGIPITELLVTIGLAKTKSEGKRLIQGNGIRINNIKVNNINLVVQLQDFIGQVITVSLGKKCHILVKIAK, encoded by the coding sequence ATGCATTTTATAAACGAATTCATTAATCGAGGTTATTTTTATCAATCTACTGACCTTACAAGGCTAACACAAATTAGTAATAGTAGCCAGATAGTAGCTTATATTGGTTTTGACTGCACAGCTCAGTCTTTGCACGTTGGAAATCTTATGCAGATAATGATATTAAGGCTATTACAGCAATGCGGCCATAAGTCTATAGTTGTTATTGGAGGAGCTACTACTAAAATTGGTGATCCATCTGAAAAAGATAAACTGCGTAGAATTATAACTAATGATGAGATACAGCAAAATATATCTGGAATTAAAAGATCACTACAAAAATTTATTAAATTTGATGAAACGAAAAATGACGTATTACTATTAAACAATCAGGAATGGCTAGATTCTATCAACTATATTAATTTTCTTCGGGACTATGGTAGAGCATTTTCAGTAAACAAGATGTTAACCATGAATTCTGTTAAATCAAGGCTAGAGCGGCACACTCCTTTAAGCTTTTTAGAATTTAACTATATGCTGTTACAAGCATATGATTTTTACTATCTAAATAAATATTACAACTGCAATCTTCAAATTGGAGGTAGTGACCAATGGGGCAATATCACTATGGGCGTAGATTTAGTTAAAAAATTAAGTAATAATGAAGTATTTGGCTTAACAACTCCATTAATGACAAACTCATCTGGAGAAAAAATGGGAAAAACAGTTAATGGGGCTGTTTGGTTAAATGAAGATATGTGTTCTCCATACAATTATTTTCAATATTGGGGAAATATAGAAGACAATGATGTAATACGCTTTGCTAAGTTGTATGGCGAATTTTCTGAAATAGAGCTATCTAAGCTTACAGAATTACTCTTCAATAATGTCAACGAGGCCAAAAAGCAAATCGCTTATAAAATCACTTTATTATGCCATGGAAGGGATGAAGCAAATAAAGCACTTAATACTGCAATTCAAATGTTTGAGCATAAAAAAGCTGACGAAAATTTGCCAACATTTACTATAAAAGACTGCAATAATTTAAAGGTTGGTATACCAATCACTGAATTATTAGTAACAATTGGGTTAGCTAAAACTAAATCTGAGGGAAAAAGATTAATTCAAGGTAATGGAATAAGAATCAACAATATAAAAGTTAATAACATAAACTTAGTTGTGCAATTGCAGGATTTTATAGGTCAAGTGATTACAGTTTCATTAGGCAAAAAATGCCATATTTTAGTCAAAATAGCTAAATAG
- a CDS encoding syntaphilin domain-containing protein, producing MPDLTVVEARKKIQQLKMDIARGINLIEKRRKINKERRDLN from the coding sequence TTGCCAGACTTAACGGTAGTAGAAGCCAGAAAAAAGATACAGCAGTTAAAAATGGATATTGCCAGAGGAATAAATTTAATTGAGAAAAGACGGAAGATAAATAAAGAAAGAAGAGACTTAAATTAG
- a CDS encoding S49 family peptidase, giving the protein MEIISKNHTNSLDKAILRQPASKIDKLLSCLHCSLLNNKSVVSVIHLTGIIGKVGSFKSGLTLHTLNSVIEKAFSFKKLTAVCLVVNSPGGSPVQSELIASRILQLSNQKNVPVYSFVEDVAASGGYWLACAGKKIYASKSSIIGSIGVIYMGFGLHEAIGKLGIKRRVYTSGNNKSILDPFMPEKDSDIKIIQNLQKKIHNHFISYIKSRRGDKITQEDKVIYNGEFWSGEQALEYGLIDGINDMYSFLNTKYGDSIKIEYVSTKQSWIKRKLGLIIDIGADSLVQKTLKAIEHNASTNKYNLH; this is encoded by the coding sequence ATGGAAATTATTAGTAAAAATCATACTAATTCTTTAGATAAGGCAATATTGCGACAACCAGCTAGTAAAATTGACAAATTATTATCTTGCTTACATTGCAGTTTGTTGAATAACAAGAGTGTGGTATCAGTTATTCACTTAACTGGTATTATTGGTAAGGTTGGTAGTTTTAAGTCTGGGCTTACTTTACATACATTAAATTCTGTAATAGAAAAAGCTTTTTCATTTAAGAAATTAACCGCTGTATGCTTGGTAGTAAATTCTCCTGGTGGTTCTCCTGTACAATCAGAATTAATAGCAAGCAGAATTCTTCAGCTATCAAATCAAAAAAATGTGCCTGTATATAGCTTTGTTGAGGATGTCGCAGCATCAGGAGGATATTGGTTAGCTTGTGCTGGCAAAAAGATTTACGCTTCTAAAAGTTCGATCATTGGCAGCATAGGTGTTATTTATATGGGATTTGGTCTGCATGAAGCAATAGGCAAGCTTGGCATTAAGCGAAGAGTTTATACTTCTGGAAATAATAAATCTATATTAGATCCATTCATGCCAGAAAAAGATAGTGATATAAAAATCATTCAAAACTTGCAGAAAAAGATACATAATCATTTTATCAGTTATATTAAATCAAGGCGAGGAGATAAAATTACTCAAGAAGATAAAGTTATTTATAATGGTGAGTTTTGGTCTGGAGAGCAAGCTTTAGAATATGGATTAATAGATGGCATAAACGATATGTATAGCTTTCTAAATACCAAATATGGTGATTCTATTAAAATAGAGTATGTATCTACTAAGCAAAGTTGGATCAAACGAAAGTTAGGTTTGATAATAGATATTGGAGCTGATAGTCTTGTTCAAAAAACATTAAAAGCTATTGAACATAATGCATCTACTAATAAGTATAACTTACATTAA